CAAGTTAGCTCTGCTCTAATACACAGACTGTATTCCTTGTGTTAATTAACTTGCTAAAGATTAAGTGtacataaatttcatttattgCTAAGTAGaacttataaaacaatgtattttaaactatGACTTAGGAAAAGTATAGTTAATGAGCTATACTCATTAGTGGGTTGATTTTATTGGATTTTAACAACTTAAAGGTTTAAATGTTGACTTGTTAAACAGTTTTCAAACGAATGTTTCTTGGATCATGGAATAGTGTATAGGAAACTGTTAAACATCAACCAAGAAAACATTATGAAGTATATGAAACCCATGGGGGTTGTACTTGGTTCATGTGGTAGTCAAATTGACCCAAAGCTTTCTCactaaatattgaaaatgttgactgataataataaaaagagtTTATCGGCAGACTCTCAAGGTTAGACCAgcttattttatgttgttttcccTTCATTTCATCAGCTTGttctaattaattttagtttgtttgtttaaagaaattGTAGTACTTATGATAGAAATAATTGGGTTATTATAATGAGTTACTGTTATAGGACTTCACCAGCAGTATCCTTATGAAAATTTTCACACTTCACAGAAATCATGGCTTCTACTGGACCATCACCAACAGATTCAGACTATGAAAGAGACATGCTTAGAGTAACTGAAAGCAGTGACTTAGTCCATAATGGCTCCCTATCTCAGTCTCCAAACACCAGAAACCCTGAAGAACATGAGTCACTTGTTGCTCCCCACAGAACTGTAGTTCCTTCAGCCTCTCTCCCAGCCCATGGTCAGTGGAACACTACAATGCCATCAGGTTAGCAAGACGACAAATCAGTTGtctataaaaaactttaaaatagcaTATTAATTCTTCAGACTCTAGTTTAAattgttacagtcaatcctaatTCTGACTGGAATGATGGTAAACAGAATTGTTCCTTATTTATCTCACTTCACATAACTGCATTTTGTTTTCCACAAAAGAAGATGTTAAGTTTCATGTATTACATCAATAACTGAAATAATGACACTTTgctatttaaatttgaaatgatttaaataaattttctgaaCTCATTGTATTGTGTATAATATTCTCAGTACCATTAGGATGGgtagtaaatatagtttttatgtcAAGGGTACATTGTACATAGGGGATGcaatttctcataaaaatataattacatctaCTTTTCACTTCTGTGTAATATGTCACTTGCAGAGTTGGGTATTTAGTCATATTTGCTAATTAATTAAGGTAGTGCCAACCACTTCCTTTCCTGTAGTCAGTAGATAGTTATAGTAACTTTATCATAAGAGACAGACAAGCAAGGAATGAAGAAATCATGAAGCTCTACCCTGAATCACcagatttaaattaatatataacataaagcATTACAAAATACagacataatataaatatttcaattcttTGGtatttggaataatcaaaaatagtaagAAATGGAAAGTGTAATTTCAGTTAATTGTAATTGATATTAATGgattgtttaatattaatcaggaacattaataataattgttattaatggattgtttaatattaatcaggaacagtaataataatttatattaatggaTTGTATAATATTAATCAGGAACAGTAATAATAATTGTTCTATTTTTTCATGACAATTTAATTATGATTTCtgttaatgaataattttatctaaTACTAAATGATTTCATTACtacttgtgtaaaataaattatatcaaactGTCAACTAAATCTCCCACATCTAGTCATATTTAATATGCTAAAACCATAGCTTTTTCATATATCAAACAGTGTGTTTTAAATACTGACACATAAGCCTGTACTAAAATTAAGGTTTTACCATATGATACATCATGCCATTGTCGTGTATGAACTCAGAATATGTGATATGTTACATGATGTGGTAGCATTCTCCTTAAAACGTGGATTTGTGACATGTTACATGATGTGACATGTAACCCCTTAAAACATGGGTTTGTGGTATGTTAAATGATGTGGTATCATTCCCCTGAAAGCATTAGTTTGTGGTATGTTAAATGATGTGGTATCATGAAAGCATTAGTTTGTGGTATGTTAAATGATGTGGTATCATTCTGCTGAAAGCATTAGTCTGTGGTATGTTAAATGATGTGGTATCATTCCCCTGAAAGCATTAGTTTGTGGTATATTAAATGATGTGGTATCATTCCCCTGAAAGCATTAGTTTGTGGTATGTTAAATGAAATAAGAATGTTACATTACAATCACATTGTTGCATTATGACTGAGTATAATAGTTTGAAACCTTGGATGTTTGTCTTTAGGTTTTCATCTATTTACttgtgaatattatatatatcatatatcacTTATTTCAGCAACCACTAATGTTCCATTAACAAGTCCTAGTCCATCTCAGAATGGAGATGATGTTAAGTCCCAGGTCACTAGGCCGTCTCACTCCAAAATTGATTCACTCAAACAGTGGGGAATCTCAACATACAAGTGTACTCGCCAGATTTTGTCAGAAAAACTTGGGAAAGTAAACCACTTTCttactattttgttattttaaatgggTTATTGAAGATTTATTATAGATTTTAGGAGtcaaaataaatacttcataaatTTTGATCAACTATCCACAGAACTGACCAATATTAACTCACACAACTTCCCATATCAACAGAACTGACCACTACTAACTTGTACAACTTCTCATATCCACAGAACTGACCACTATTAACTCACACAGCTTCCCATGTCTACAAAAATGAGTACTATTAATTCACACATTTTTCTATGTCCACAGAACTGACCACTATTAACTCACACAGCTTCCCATGTCTACAAAAATGAGTACTATTAATTCACACATTTTTCTATGTCCACAGAACTGACCACTATTAACTCACACAGCTTCCCATGTCTACAAAAATGAGTTCTATTAATTCACACAACTTCCTTTGTCCACAGAACTGACCCCTATTAACCTGTACAACTCGTGATGGAAAAAGACTGGTCAGTCTCAGTGAACAGTGTTGTGACAGAGAAAACCTGGACAATCTTATGAAGACTGTGTTGTAATTTTTAACCTGCTCATTATTccatgttttatatacttttgtttgtaaaatatttttatttccagaaGTGGAAGTTCTTAATTCTAGTTAAGAGAATATTGTGTAATAGTTTGGTGTTGACTTTTTTTTTCCAGGGCTGTAAGACAGTTGACTCAGAGTTACAATCACAGATTGAACAGCTGCGGGACACACAGAAGAAGTATGCTAATATTCTTCAGCTGGCCCAGTCTCTGACCACACACTTTTATCACGTGGTACAAACGCAACATGCTCTTGCCGAATGTTTCTCTGACCTGGCTCACAAGTCCCCGGAGTTACAGGAGGAGTTTCTCTATAACTCTGAAACACAAAGAAACTTGGGAAAAAATGGAGACACTCTTCTGGGAGCTCTAAATTTTTTTGTCTCTTGTCTAAGTACACTCTGTAATAAGACTGTAGGGGATACTCTACTCACTGTAAAACTTTATGAAAATGCGAGGTAAAAGAGTGTGATAAAGAATGTTCTTCTGAAGcgtaatatatgcatatatatgttaAACTACTTAATGTGATGTAACCATGCCCCAAGTCATGATCTATgcatgtaatgttttatctgtgtCACCCTGGTGTTTCTCATCCACCAACTACATAATAGTAGCCAGATATCGTACAGCATCTTGACacttcaagtaaaataattactatttcaaAGACTGTAGTAGCCCtgttataaatgttaaataaagtgATGTACACTGTGACAGGAAGGCTTTAATATTAATGGTTATATTTAtgtaatcataaatatttatgttttacactgttgtccttatattgtaataatagaatatttatctgttatacattactgtgtttaaatattcttgtaataTAGAATATTTATCTGTTATACATTACTGTGTTGAGATATTGTTGTAATAGTAGAATATCTGTTACACATTACTGTTTTGAGATtgtaatattagaatatttgtgttatacattactgtgtttagatattgttgtaataatagaatatttatctgttatacattactgtgtttaaatattcttgtaataTAGAGTATTTACCTGTTATACATTACTGTGTTgagatcagtggttcttaacctgggttcagttgaaccccaggggttcggtgagtcagtctcaagGGTTCGGCGGATGTCAAGACATACACACTGTGTGTGTATCTGTTCTGTTCACCCCAATCATATGATTTGTGACATCATGCTCCACTTAGCCATCATTGGCTACAGCTGAttacgtcacatcacttggccttaatatctgtgctgcagagAACTTTGCGTGCTTAGCAGtggacttgtgactgtagtaatcgtgcatcatttgtgattttttttcctaatctttcaattccttcatactaactatgtcgagcaatcatctcaatcaacagatgcagggcggtggagtcaacatcatcgaagcggaagaaaacctgaaggtttttcaaaaaaagctaccattatggaaacGATGAACAGAGAATGATACCTTTGCAAACTtacccctgctggacgactgtgtaagtaagatcgaagatgtgtctgaaatcggagacatttctgtactcggggaactgaagcaagtaattgccatgcacttagatgagctcacaaagtctctcgacggatactttcCCACCAGAGAGTattatccagcatgggtgagacagccgttcacgtttagtgttgcgacagcagatgtcaaagATGAATACCTCGACAatatcattgaacttcagcagacccaggttcaacagcaacttttcaaaacaacaatgctctcaacattttggtgtcaccaaatcatagtgtaccctcttattgctaaaaAATCCCTTGAGGTACTCATAccatttgttacaacgtatctttgcgagcaatcctttttgaggatggtagacataaaaacgaagaaaaggaacagattTTGTtacgaaaatgatatgagagtggcacttgccaaggtgaagccatgcatttctgaacttgtctctgaaaggcaacagcaaaagtcacattgatttgcagtaaatattcattgagttatgtttttgtttttgtatgaaattcatgttttgttggttttgttctttgaacactgatattgtgtgcaactgatgtaTGGTTAATTTtgtacactaataaaatatctacttatgttttgaatttgaaaaaatcatattttccaattacgaaggattcagtgaatgtaagtacgaaacttccagggttcagtacttccaacaaggttaagaaccactggtttagatATTGTTGTAATAGTAGAATATCTGTTACACATTACTGTGTTtagatattgttgtaataatagaATACTTATCTGTTATACATTACTgtgtttaaatattgttgtaataatagaATACTTATCTGTTATACATTACTGTGtttaaatattcttgtaataTAGAGTATTTACCTGTTATACATTACTGGGTTTAGATATTGTTGTAATCATATAATAGCAGTTATTGCTCAGTGTGTAATACAACTTGTGCTATTCTTATTCAAGtaatttcacttacatttaactctcatttttattattgtgtaaGTGAGAGGACTAGAGAGCCCTCCAGTTGCTAACAAGTAAGTGCAAAAGGTTACAACAGTACAAAATAGTtcattatgtagatttgtgcttaacatcaaacaacaAGAGAACTGGAGAAaatttgatacaaaaatattaagtaataaacaatTTGTTCCACACATGGAGATTGTATATGTATTGTTGTCTTAAAGGATCCTTGTGTTATGTACAAACAACTGCAGTGACAGATAAAACAGAAGTAACACATATGTAGTGAAGGATAAAACAGGATTAATTTATATATAGCAAAAGAATGAAATATCAGTAAATTATATGCAGTGAAGGATAAGAAAAAGTGGTTTGTAtgtagtaaaagataaaacagaagtaatttacatGTAGCAAAggataaaacaagtaatttatatACAGTGAAGgataacaaaaagtaatttgTGTAGTGAATGATAAAACAGGATAATGTACATGTAGTGAAGgctaaaatgaataatttatatatagtgAAGGATAAAAcagaagtaatttatatttagtgaAGGATAAAACATATGGTGAAATGAAACAGGAGTAATTTATATGATGAaggataaaagtaatttatatgtaGTGAAGGATCAAACAGGAGTAATTTATATGTAGTGAaggataaaatgtaaatattttatagtgaaGGATAAAACAGGAGTAATTTATATGTAGTGAAGGATGAAAACagtagaaatttatatttatagtgaaggataaaatgtaatttatatatagtgAAGGATAAAACAGGAGTAATTTATATGTAGTGAAGGatgaaacagtaaaatatatatagtgaaGGATAAAACAGGAGTAATTTATATGTAGTGAAGAAAAAAACAGGAGTAATTTATATGTAGTGAaggataaaatgtaatttatatatagtgAAGGATAAAACAGGAGTAATTTATATGTAGTGAaggataaaatgtaatttatatatagtgAAGGATAAAACAGGAGTAATTTATATGCaatgataaataaaatgattaatttatatgtagtgaaggacaacaaaaattaattcataTCTAGTGAAGGATCAAACAGAAGTAATTTGTATGTAGTGAAGGATAAAACTGGACTAATTTACAAGTAGTGAAGgataaaacattagaaatatatttatagtgaaggatcaaacaaaagtaatttgtATGTAGTGAAGGatcaaacaaaagtaatttgtATGTAGTGAAGGATGAAACAGTAGAAATATCTTTATAGTGAAGGATAAAACAAGAGTAATTTGTATGTAGTGAAGGGTATAAAAGTTGTAACGTATATGTAGTGAAGGACATAACAGATGTAATTTATATGTTGTGAAGGATAAAACAGGAGTAATTTATATGTAGTGAAAGATAACACAGGATTAACTCTTTTGTATTAAAGTATCCTCTATATTTGAAGTTTGATCAGGCTTAAGTGACATCAAGCACAGagttcataactagaagagatagttgtttgctttatttatttcttttcttttccgtattttaagaaaaataaatttaataatttatttgtaaatcgtaattatttgttgtaactgaaatgtgactgtattttacagaagATCAGAACACTAAAacacaggtcactttgtaaatgTGACTTGTATATTCTTAGATATAGTAACATGACTGCATGTGTGTTGTGTCATTGCAACTTTTGTGATATTAGTCGGGCACAACTGAAAGGGTAATATAATAATCATATATAAACGTGTAATGTTACAagattaaatttaacatttttgtcttcttgttataatttgtagtcattgtagaatgaaaaaaacataatttatattcatttcctaattttttatgatactTACAAGGTCTGTCAGTTTGACGTAACCATTACAGGGTACGATATATCAGtgagaataatataaaacataaaatttctcTATGaagacatttaacatttatctgtAGGTTATGAAGATTTTACAGGTGAAATGTGAGAATTTTCTgaccataaatatttttaattttaaaatgaaaattactttgcatatttAATAGTGGAAGAAAAGGCAGGAGGAAATCGATTCTTTAAAAAtctttacacttaatttaaaaaatctgatatCTTGTATATGAAAGTCTTGTAATGTACACTGATAATGTCTAAAACTTCTTGAAGGTATGCTGACTAATTTAAAAGCATGAAAACTATAGCAAACAGTTTTCATGATGCCAACCCCTGGTCCAGATTCTGAAGTAAAAGAGTTTGACTGATGTGCACAAGTTGCACTCTGATCATATTGGCTTGTGTGAAAGTGCTCATTCTTTTTGAACCAATCTTTGCAAACCCTGGATTTTATGTGCTTTCTTCCACTGACATGTAGGTGAAGAGTACAACCTGGTTGAGACAAGGTGTGGCCTCCCATAGGTGTGCTCCTATGGAGACTCTGTCCTACTTCACTGGCACTTTCTGAAGGGAGCtcatttagatttaaaaaaattttgcaCCATTGTAACATAGTGTTCTATCATTTCTGTGTGTAGGGGTGAGTTATCATctcagaaattaacattttccttatctgaaaatgtatttctgacacaTAATCACCTCCCCACACAACCCCCCACCCATCCTCTTCACTCCTAGTACACCTTTTGTTTACTACACATGGAGTTGTGTTGCTCTCCTATTTGTGGAGGGCTTTGTCACGTGATGGTGTTTTCATGCACCAATGTAATTCACATTAAACGTGCTAATTTTAGGCAAAGATTAGTTCAGGGCAATGGCAGGCATGGAGGGAAGTGATTTATCAGAAAAACGTTTTAAGGTTAGGAAGATGTTAACTTTAAAAACTAGTTGTTTTATTGCAACTAATATgaagtactgttttatttatttaccatgtaatataaaaacagtaataactacAGTATatagtattcaatatttcttctaATTCATCTTTGTGCTTAGCAGACAACAAACTCTCCTACATTTCTGTTCTCAGGCAGTTTTTGTCTCCACAACTTCAAAAGTCTTTCTCTTTGAATACTGtacagtgtttttattataatagctGTAATTCAACCTTTTAACACTGTACAGTGTTTTTATTAACACTGcacagtgtttttattatagtagcTGTAATTCAACCTTTTAACACTGtacagtgtttttattataatagctgtaattcaacattttaacactgtacagtgtttttattataatagctGTAATTCAACCTTTTAACACTGtacagtgtttttattataatagctGTAATTCAACCTTTTAACACTGtacagtgtttttattatagtagcTGTAATTCAACCTTTTAACACTGTatagtgtttttgttatagtagCTGTAATTCAACCTTATGGTTGGATGTTGGAAGTTTAAGCATGTTTTTCTAAAGAAACTAACTCACTAAATGTCTTGTTGTTTTTGAGTGTTTACCAGATTGCTGTAGAGCCATGAATGCTCACAATTTAGAGATACAATTTACACTAACTAGAGACCTGTTATTGATTTTACTTAATCTAAGAGTTAGTATATACACATTGACATGACCTGAATTCCTGTTATCAGCTTCCTATAAATACTGTGATAGCTGTTAAAGACATACTGATTCagaaaatatgaagtaaaatatattctttctGATTCTGGCAGGTTGGAATTTGATGCTTACAGAAATGACATGGAAGACATGATACGAGAAGATGCAGCGTCTTCAAAACTGGAGGAAGCAAAGAGAAACTTCTCCtcacacaaagaaaaatatgaaaaactacgATCTGATGTGATAGTAAAGATGAAATTTTTAGAAGAGAATAAGGTATGTGTTTAGACTATGATATTTAGGAGCCTATTAGTCCATCTAAGCTGTTCTATCCCCTGAACTAAAACTACcacatgtaaaacaaaaaaacggCATAATCAGTACCACACCTTATAATTCATATATCTGTCAAGCTGTcccttaaactcacttaaatttactgccttcacaacatTCAAAGGCCAACCactgttaaagaaaataaaactgtcttacctGAAGACGACTCTTACCCTgacaaaatttacatttgtgtcTCCTAGTACTACTATTTTCACTGTTAAGTACAAAAAAAGATGACACATAACACTACAAGTTCTCTTGACAATATTAAACAACTCAATCAAATCTCCTATAACTCTtcttttttaagagaaaacagtttCAGACATCTTGACCATTCCATCCTAATGTCCTATGAACCCCTTCCAAGATTTCTATGgtcttcctaaggtaaggagcccaagagtGAACCTTAACCAGTGACCCTTGTCATTAAAGTTTAACCtcttttagacttgttttcaatatttgtgtAGATGGAACCTAAAATGTTATTGTCCACTAACAACAGCTCATTACTtgttgatgacaagaaacccacttaaaatcaaaatgtatttcaaaatggctggtatggatattgatacttttattgataagcagagaacaactggttgaccttcctaggtcatttttaggttaacaaagagaaagtttgcaagtgaccattaCTGGGCACATGTCTTATggacaagagtataaatgggtaccaGATTGTAGGGGTCGTTGCAATTGGATgttacataattaattattataggtataaaggtgttcatttatgatggtttaattttggttttagttgttgtatataaTGAAGCCATACAAAAATCTCAGATAttttttgtgtaatctctaaCACCTAGAtacatttcagatttttttctGCAAAGCTTTATATTTTAGCTGTTATTTTTTCTATCCTAAATATGTGGGatctgtcaatttgactgacAATCGTACCCACcacaaaaagtaaagaaataaatataattatgtttttgttctaTAATGACAACATATTACAACTccaaaacacaaatgtttagtataagtagcttaaatatcataaaattatgtatttattgtttttattataccgACCTTTAAGCTGTCATTGGATAACATCACAAAAGCTACGATGACacagtgcacatgcactcatgtcaccatatccaagaatataaaagtgacctttacaaagtgacctgtcttttagtagactaatattttgtaaaacacagTCTCATTTAATTTTagtacattatacatgtatataaattattattatttacaaataagtttctGAACTTgtgtttcttaaaacatagaacagtaaatgaagAAGTCTAGCAAACAATCATGTTTTACACTTAtgaagtattttatattcatttactgCTTGCTataggttgctaaaccttttCAAATTTCTCACGTGGAGGGTGTAAAAGGAAAtcattttttttcaggttttctagatacatttgaaataaccaaaaagtCATAAATTACTGTATCGATAAAATAGAACTTCACCAGTGACTAAGCTTTATTTTGGCActtaaaaaaaacgtaattttGAGCAGTTTAAAGACACCACCTACCTGCTTGAAATCTTGGTTGAAAAGAAAGTAGTGGTTTCCTAGCACTTTAAAATAGCTGAGAAAGTAACACAGGAGACATTCTGAGCTATAAATTGATTATTTATGTGTCTAATGTTGAAGTGTGTATAGGAAccatttctgaaaatgaaaaatatggacaagactgcacaagtacataagtaatatgtcaacaaatagaaaagatatgtggacaaggctgcacaagtacataagtaatatg
This genomic window from Tachypleus tridentatus isolate NWPU-2018 chromosome 10, ASM421037v1, whole genome shotgun sequence contains:
- the LOC143230158 gene encoding arfaptin-2-like; its protein translation is MASTGPSPTDSDYERDMLRVTESSDLVHNGSLSQSPNTRNPEEHESLVAPHRTVVPSASLPAHGQWNTTMPSATTNVPLTSPSPSQNGDDVKSQVTRPSHSKIDSLKQWGISTYKCTRQILSEKLGKGCKTVDSELQSQIEQLRDTQKKYANILQLAQSLTTHFYHVVQTQHALAECFSDLAHKSPELQEEFLYNSETQRNLGKNGDTLLGALNFFVSCLSTLCNKTVGDTLLTVKLYENARLEFDAYRNDMEDMIREDAASSKLEEAKRNFSSHKEKYEKLRSDVIVKMKFLEENKVCV